The Streptomyces sp. WZ-12 genome segment GGCCACCCACGGAGCAGCGATAGCCATCCCCATGGGGCATCCAAATGGCAACGTACTCCTGTCGAAGGCAACTCGGAAGAAGAACAAAGAGACAGGGAAGTTCGATGCCATCCCCGCCGTCTGGGACGCACCTCCCGCACAGCTGCGCCCCTCACAGGTCTTCGAAGCGCTCCAGCCCTTGATGTTCAGCGAGCGGCGAAAGATCGGACACAATGTGGTCTTCGACCTAGTCAGCGTCGCCAAGTACTACGACAACCACGTCCCAACTCGCCCCTACGGCTGCTCGCTCGTCGCCAGCTGGCTGTTGGACGAGAACAGGCTCAACGGTCTCAAGCCTTTGATCGTGGCAACCTACGGCCACAAGTACGACAACGAGAACGTCGGCAAGAAAGTCGAGATCCACCCCTTCTCGAAGGCAGCCAGATACGCCATCCTCGATGCCAAATACCCATGGTTGCTGTGGAATCGAGCTGTACCGCAGCTCAAGTCCGAGGGCCTATCCAGAGTGATGAGTCTTGAGCTTCAGGTCCTCGAAACCTTGCTGGACATGGCCCGGACAGGTGCACCGCTGGACATGGAGGCCCTGCACCAGCTCGATGGGGATCTGACCAACGAGCTGGAGGACATCACCAGCCGCGTCTATCAGGCAGCAGGCCGTATCTTCAATGTCAACTCGACCAAGCAGAAGTCCGAAGTTCTCTGGGGCGACCAGGCATCCGGGGGCCAGGGCCTCGCACCTGTAAATCTCACGCCGGGCGGCCGGAAGAAGAAGCGCGAACGCGCAAAGCCCACCATCTACGACTACAGCACCGACGCCGAAGCCCTCAAGAAATTCAACGGCAACCCGGTAGTCGACGCCCTCCTGGACTACCAGGAAGTCAACAAGCTGCTCAGCACCTACGTGCACGGCTACCTCGGAGTGGCAAGCGAGGGCAACAAGCCCAGCATCATCTTCAACGGCCGCATCCATCCGAGCTTCCAGCAGTACGGCACCGTCACCGGGCGCTTCAGCTGCGCCAAGCCCAACCTCCAGAATGTGCCAGCACCCAACACGGAGCTGGGCACCAAGGTACGTGGGCTCTTTGTAGCGCCCCAAGGCTACAAGCTGCTCGTGGCCGACTACGGGCAGATCGAACTCCGCGTCATGGCCCACTATTTGGGGCGAGGGGCGTGGTACGAGGGCTTCTTCGCTGGAACCGATGCGCACACCGCCACTGCATCAGCCGTGTACGGCGTCTCGCCGGAGGAAGTCACCAAGGAGCAGCGGAACAACTCGAAGACCCTCGCGTTTGCGACGTTGTACGGGGCGCAGGCCGAAACGGTAGCCAAGTCGATGAAGTCAACCGTCGCGGAGGCAGAAGCGTTCCTGGATGTGCATCGACGGACCATGCCTGAGGTGTACGAGTTTCGGGATTGGCTGATCGCCAGGGCGCGCAAGCAAGAGGTCCCTCACATACGGACGATCCTCGGGCGTAAACGCCGGCTACCGGATCTGGTTCACGGAACGAGTTGGATTCGAGAGAAGGCCGAGAGACAGTGCCTCAATTCGCTGATCCAGGGCAGCGCTGGAGACCTCAACAAGATGGCAGTTGTCCGGATGGGGCACCTGTGCCGACAGAACCCGGACTGGCTCAATCTCTCGCTCACGGTTCACGACGAACTGGTGGTGCACTGCCGCGAGGACAAAATTGAGGAGGGGTCAAAGCTCTTGCAGCAAGCGATGATCGGTGAGGGAATCCAAGGTGTGCTCAGCGTTCCCATCACGGCGGACGTCAAGGTGTGCGATCGATGGAGTGAGGCCAAGTGACCGAACAACCCCTGTCCATCACGGCAGAAGCTCTCCAGACGGAACTGCTCATGGACATGTGCGAGAAGATCGACGACCAACTGGTCCATCAACTTGAGCAGCTGGGTCAAGCCGGGCGCAGCGAAGAAGTGCTCGCGATGGAAGTGCGTGCCTCACGAGCACGCGTTGAGAACGTCGCGCAGCTTATGCCCCTCATCGAGCTTTACAGCCGCCTCATCACCGATGGAATGTTCAGGGCTATGCTCAAACACCCCTCATTTTCCGGCCACAGCAAGGAAGAACAGCAACAGCTGATTGCCGAGTACGGGAACGTTCTCTTCGCCACCAACATCTCGATCCTCGCGAACCTCGTCGACAAGCAGATCGTTCGCTTCGTACCACAGGAGGAAAGGCGATGAGTGGATTCTGGGAGCGCGTTGTCGGCGTACCCGCATCAGCGCCAGCAACCCCCGTCCCGCAGCCTCCTCCAGGGAAACTTGATCAGGGCGAGAGCCAGGCCACCAAGGCCCAATCCGCAAGGAGTGCAGCCCACTGCCCTTCGTGTGGATCAGGCAACTTCATGGCACCCCCCACTGCACCAGAACACCCGAGATGCTTTGAGTGCGGATACCCGAAGCTGCACTCGACCAGTGGGCTCATCGCCTCTTCCTCCGACGGGCCCGCGAAACCCGCACGCGTTCAGTCCCAAAGCAGCCCCAGCATCAACAACATCGTCAACCGCATCGGCTAACTGACCAAGGACATAGCATGAGCAACCTCCTGGATCCCCATGGTGACCTTGCCGACCCGTTCCAGTCATACATCGCTAAGAGCCGCTACTCTCGATTCCGCGACGACCTGGGCCGCCGGGAAACTTGGACCGAAACCGTCGACCGGTATTTCACGTTCATGACCGAGCACCTCAAGACGCAGCACAACTACACCCCCGACAAGGACCTCGCCTACTCGCTACGCCAAGCGGTTCTCGACCACGAAGTGCTGCCCTCGATGCGGGCGTTGATGACGGCCGGTGAGGCGCTAGAGCTTTCTAACATCGCTGGGTACAACTGCGCTTACACTCCGATTGCCGACATCAGGGCGTTCTCGGAAATCCTCTTTATCCTGCTCAACGGCACCGGAGTTGGGTTCTCTGTCGAGCGAAGCTACGTCGACCAGCTCCCGCCTGTCGCACGTTCTCGAATGGACCTGGGAACGGTGCTGTGGGTAGGGGACAGTAAGCAGGGCTGGGCGGAGGCGTTTGCCTCTCTGCTGGACCTGGTGTGGGTTCAAGGACGCATCCCGACCGTCAACTACGATCGCATTCGGCCTGCTGGAGCCCGTTTGAAGACCTTCGGTGGCCGCGCATCAGGGCCCGATCCGTTGCGCGATCTGTTCGAATTCGCTGTGGAGCTGCTAGGTGTCGCTCAGGGCCGAAAGTTGCGCCCGATCGAAGCTCACGATCTGGCGTGCAAGATTGCGCAGGTGGTTGTGGTTGGCGGTGTGCGCCGGTCGGCGATGATCAGCCTGAGCGATCTCGACGATGAGGAGATGGCCAAGGCTAAGTCGGGGGAGTGGTGGGTCAATTACCCCTACCGAGCCCTCGCCAACAACTCGGCTGTCTACCACGACGGCGTCGACCGGGACCAGTTCGACGAGGAGTGGGAGCAGCTCGTCGGCAGCGGCAGCGGCGAGCGCGCGATCTTCCATCGTGATGCCTCGCGACGCCTTGCTGCCAAGTGGGGTCGCCGGGATCCGAGCATTGCCTACGGCACCAATCCGTGCAGCGAGATTGTGTTGCGCCCGTATTCCTTCTGCAACCTGAGTACGGTCGTTGTCCGGCCGGACGACACCCTCGGGTCGCTTTGTCGCAAGGTGTCGCTCGCCACCGTTTTGGGCACCTGGCAGTCCACGCTGTCTGACTTCCCATTTCTCCGGGAGGAGTGGAAGAAGAACGCCCGGGAAGAACGGCTGTTGGGTGTGTCAATGACCGGAATTTTCGGGAACGACCGACTCAACGATGCCATAGGTAGCGGGAGGTGCATGGACACAGTCTGCGAGCAGGGAGGAACAACTGATCTCGATGTGCTGCGTGAAGTCGCACGTAGCGTGAACCACGGCGTGGCGCGAAGCCTCGGCATCAACGAGTCCGCCGCGATCACTTGTGTGAAGCCTGAGGGGACCACTTCCCAACTCGCTGGAGTCTCTAGTGGTCTTCACCCGTGGCACAGCAAGCACTACATCCGAACGATCCGCAGTGACATCAAGGACCCGGTCACTCAGCTCCTCCAGCAGGCCGGGGTTCCTGCCGAGACGGACGTGATGAACGACCAGAACACGGTGTTCGCCTTCCCTGTAAAGGCTCCACAGGGTGCGGTAA includes the following:
- a CDS encoding DNA polymerase, with the protein product MRNVILTKEELAEAIEYFKKHDSFVFDVETVGDHRGVPTQNQVTWISMATHGAAIAIPMGHPNGNVLLSKATRKKNKETGKFDAIPAVWDAPPAQLRPSQVFEALQPLMFSERRKIGHNVVFDLVSVAKYYDNHVPTRPYGCSLVASWLLDENRLNGLKPLIVATYGHKYDNENVGKKVEIHPFSKAARYAILDAKYPWLLWNRAVPQLKSEGLSRVMSLELQVLETLLDMARTGAPLDMEALHQLDGDLTNELEDITSRVYQAAGRIFNVNSTKQKSEVLWGDQASGGQGLAPVNLTPGGRKKKRERAKPTIYDYSTDAEALKKFNGNPVVDALLDYQEVNKLLSTYVHGYLGVASEGNKPSIIFNGRIHPSFQQYGTVTGRFSCAKPNLQNVPAPNTELGTKVRGLFVAPQGYKLLVADYGQIELRVMAHYLGRGAWYEGFFAGTDAHTATASAVYGVSPEEVTKEQRNNSKTLAFATLYGAQAETVAKSMKSTVAEAEAFLDVHRRTMPEVYEFRDWLIARARKQEVPHIRTILGRKRRLPDLVHGTSWIREKAERQCLNSLIQGSAGDLNKMAVVRMGHLCRQNPDWLNLSLTVHDELVVHCREDKIEEGSKLLQQAMIGEGIQGVLSVPITADVKVCDRWSEAK